Proteins from a single region of Primulina tabacum isolate GXHZ01 chromosome 5, ASM2559414v2, whole genome shotgun sequence:
- the LOC142544538 gene encoding disease resistance response protein 206-like: protein MAELVHINLSLTVIFFLLFSFTAARNRPTQRHHHQPCRKLVFYFHDILYNGQNSNNATAAIVGAPAWGNTTILAGQNHFGNMVVFDDPITLDNNLHSPPVGRAQGFYLYDKKDVFTAWLGFSFVFNSTDHKGTINFAGADPLMNKTRDISVIGGTGDFFMTRGVATLSTDAFEGEVYFRLRVDINLFECW from the coding sequence ATGGCTGAACTTGTACACATAAACCTGAGTCTCACGGTCATTTTCTTCCTGCTCTTCAGTTTCACAGCTGCAAGAAACCGGCCCACCCAGCGGCACCACCACCAACCATGCAGGAAACTGGTTTTCTACTTCCACGACATACTATACAATGGGCAAAACTCCAATAATGCAACAGCAGCCATTGTAGGGGCACCAGCTTGGGGGAACACCACCATTTTAGCGGGCCAGAATCATTTCGGAAACATGGTTGTTTTCGACGATCCGATCACATTAGATAATAATCTCCACTCTCCTCCAGTTGGTCGGGCCCAGGGATTCTATTTATACGATAAGAAGGATGTATTCACTGCATGGCTAGGGTTTTCTTTCGTTTTCAACTCGACTGATCACAAGGGAACCATAAATTTTGCCGGTGCCGATCCGTTGATGAACAAGACAAGGGACATTTCGGTCATTGGTGGGACCGGTGATTTCTTCATGACGAGAGGTGTAGCGACACTGAGTACCGATGCGTTTGAAGGAGAAGTGTATTTTAGGCTTCGTGTTGATATTAATCTCTTTGAATGTTGGTAA